A single genomic interval of Pyrus communis chromosome 5, drPyrComm1.1, whole genome shotgun sequence harbors:
- the LOC137734083 gene encoding rust resistance kinase Lr10-like: MQQLIISSFCVLLLLAFIEGVGGSQYACTESTCGDDHGLAIHFPFRSGHHSGDNKIERNGGYEAVLDHPMVLVKFLVKHIDYKHQEIQVYHPDNCLLLKPLEITNTVISHFYFRGSLRNVTLFRCPALVERDIYAYQVPCLGGHGYRVYGVSSFFRLFEKFTALQSCTRMYDVLSVPFGDWVENGNFLQFKWSQPNCTDCEAEGKRCRLKINGTKSEIECVHHRKPSKTKTFVATGATLGSFVLLLGFFVAYHVYSADQKEKENQLKLETFLADYKALKPSRYSYADIKRITNQFKYKLGQGAYGNVFKGKLSSECFVAVKVLNNSKGDGEEFVNEVGAMGHIHHVNVVRLVGFCADGFRRALVYEFFPNGSLQDYISSVDRKNSFLGWDKLQDIAIGIAKGMEYLHLGCDLRILHFDIKPHNILLDQNFTPKISDFGLAKLCSKDQSIVSMTTARGTMGYIAPEVFSRNFGNVSYKADVYSFGMLLLEMIGGKKNIGSTTEDTTNEIYYPEWIYNLLEEGDDLRIHIGEEGDGKIPKQLAIVGLWCIQWHPVDRPSMKTVVQMLEGGENLTMPPNPFVSAGPTQTSQAGIPKRRPLELEAIAELE, encoded by the exons ATGCAGCAATTGATCATCTCTTCCTTTTGCGTATTATTGTTATTGGCCTTCATCGAAGGGGTCGGGGGAAGCCAATATGCGTGCACAGAGTCCACGTGCGGCGATGATCATGGCCTGGCTATCCATTTCCCCTTCCGCAGCGGGCATCATTCCGGGGATAATAAGATTGAAAGAAATGGCGGATATGAGGCGGTTCTTGACCACCCAATGGTACTAGTAAAATTCCTTGTCAAACACATAGATTACAAGCATCAGGAAATCCAAGTATATCACCCAGATAACTGCCTGCTGTTGAAGCCTTTGGAAATCACCAACACGGTAATCTCTCACTTCTACTTCCGAGGTAGCTTACGTAATGTTACCTTATTCCGTTGCCCTGCTCTTGTTGAAAGAGATATATATGCCTATCAAGTCCCCTGCCTTGGTGGCCATGGATACAGAGTTTATGGCGTCTCTTCTTTCTTTAGATTATTTGAAAAATTCACAGCCCTACAGTCTTGTACAAGGATGTATGATGTTTTATCAGTTCCATTTGGCGATTGGGTGGAAAATGgcaattttcttcaattcaaatGGTCCCAACCGAATTGTACAGACTGTGAAGCAGAGGGCAAGAGGTGTAGATTGAAGATCAATGGCACCAAGAGCGAAATTGAATGTGTTCACCATAGGAAACCAA GCAAAACAAAGACGTTTGTGGCAACAG GAGCAACCCTGGGTTCATTTGTTCTGTTACTAGGGTTCTTTGTAGCGTATCACGTCTATAGCGCTgatcaaaaggaaaaagagaatcAATTAAAACTTGAAACATTTTTAGCGGACTACAAAGCTCTCAAGCCAAGCAGATATTCATATGCAGATATTAAAAGGATTACAAATCAATTCAAGTACAAATTAGGCCAAGGAGCCTACGGAAAtgtttttaaaggaaaactttCTTCTGAATGCTTTGTTGCTGTGAAGGTACTTAACAATTCTAAGGGCGATGGGGAAGAGTTCGTAAATGAAGTGGGAGCAATGGGTCATATTCACCACGTCAATGTGGTTCGCTTGGTTGGTTTTTGTGCGGATGGATTTAGACGAGCTCTGGTTTATGAATTCTTTCCCAATGGTTCGCTCCAGGATTATATTTCATCAGTAGATAGAAAGAACTCTTTCCTTGGTTGGGACAAGTTGCAAGACATTGCTATCGGCATAGCCAAAGGAATGGAATATCTTCATCTGGGATGCGATCTACGAATCCTCCATTTCGATATCAAACCCCACAATATTTTGCTAGACCAAAACTTCACACCAAAAATCTCTGATTTTGGTCTGGCCAAATTATGTTCCAAGGATCAAAGCATAGTGTCAATGACTACAGCGAGGGGGACCATGGGCTACATTGCACCCGAAGTGTTTTCCAGGAATTTTGGAAATGTGTCTTACAAGGCAGATGTTTATAGTTTTGGAATGCTGCTGCTTGAGATGATAGGAGGAAAGAAGAATATTGGTTCAACTACAGAGGACACGACCAATGAAATTTACTATCCAGAATGGATTTATAACCTTCTAGAGGAAGGAGATGACCTACGAATCCATATCGGGGAAGAAGGGGATGGTAAGATTCCAAAGCAACTTGCAATTGTAGGGCTCTGGTGCATCCAGTGGCACCCAGTGGATCGTCCTTCCATGAAAACTGTTGTTCAGATGCTAGAAGGAGGAGAAAACTTGACGATGCCTCCTAATCCTTTTGTTTCTGCAGGTCCTACACAAACATCACAGGCAGGCATCCCCAAAAGGCGCCCCCTAGAGTTGGAAGCAATTGCTGAATTAGAGTAA
- the LOC137734086 gene encoding uncharacterized protein At2g27730, mitochondrial-like has translation MAAMRSGQSLAVLTRALITRSMESSRGATRYLSSGNGKILSEEERAAENVYIQRKERERLEKQKAQKEKAEKAKENADKKADGTH, from the exons ATGGCGGCAATGAGATCCGGTCAGAGCCTGGCGGTGCTAACTCGAGCGTTGATCACTCGCTCCATGGAGTCCTCTCGGGGAGCCACTCGCTACTTGAGCTCAGGCAACGGCAAAATCCTCAGCGAGGAGGAGCGCGCTGCCGAGAATGTCTACATCCAA agaaaggagagggagagattGGAGAAGCAGAAGGCTCAGAAGGAAAAGGCCGAGAAAGCGAAAGAAAATGCTGATAAG AAGGCTGATGGGACACATTAA
- the LOC137734085 gene encoding uncharacterized protein At2g27730, mitochondrial-like isoform X1: protein MAAMRSSQSLAVLTRALITRSMESSRRATRYLSAGKGKVLSEEERAAENVYIQRKERERLEKQKAEKEKAEKAKENADQVINFVVGINRINLLAGAGKAGSFKT from the exons ATGGCGGCAATGAGATCCAGTCAGAGCCTGGCGGTGCTAACTCGAGCGTTGATCACTCGCTCCATGGAGTCGTCTCGGAGAGCCACTCGCTACTTGAGCGCAGGCAAAGGCAAAGTCCTCAGCGAGGAGGAGCGCGCCGCCGAGAATGTCTACATCCAG AGAAAGGAGAGGGAAAGATTGGAGAAGCAGAAAGCTGAGAAGGAAAAGGCCGAGAAAGCCAAAGAAAATGCTGATCAG GTTATCAATTTCGTAGTCGGGATTAACCGCATAAACTTGCTGGCCGGGGCTGGTAAGGCGGGGTCATTTAAAACGTAA
- the LOC137734085 gene encoding uncharacterized protein At2g27730, mitochondrial-like isoform X2 yields MAAMRSSQSLAVLTRALITRSMESSRRATRYLSAGKGKVLSEEERAAENVYIQRKERERLEKQKAEKEKAEKAKENADQFLFWGKLLFQFLH; encoded by the exons ATGGCGGCAATGAGATCCAGTCAGAGCCTGGCGGTGCTAACTCGAGCGTTGATCACTCGCTCCATGGAGTCGTCTCGGAGAGCCACTCGCTACTTGAGCGCAGGCAAAGGCAAAGTCCTCAGCGAGGAGGAGCGCGCCGCCGAGAATGTCTACATCCAG AGAAAGGAGAGGGAAAGATTGGAGAAGCAGAAAGCTGAGAAGGAAAAGGCCGAGAAAGCCAAAGAAAATGCTGATCAG TTCTTGTTTTGGGGGAAGCTATTGTTTCAATTCTTGCATTGA
- the LOC137734170 gene encoding uncharacterized protein, whose amino-acid sequence MANLAKLKFATLDITGKNYLTWVLDTKIHLEAENLGDIIREESSSSSQDRAKAMIFIRRHLDEALKSEYLTVEDPLALWNALRNRYNHQTTVILPRVCYEWTHLRIQDFKSVAEYNSALFRITSQMKLCGDIITEEHMLEKTLSTFHASNVLLQQPYRARGYTEYNQLISLLLVAEQNNELLMKNHHSRPTGSAPFPEVNAASLEVNATSSDGDNHKRRRGHKRGRWNKKCKNHGVQFHNQLNTTHLDVPDFIVERGNAVYRSD is encoded by the exons atggcgaacttggcgAAGCTTAAATTTGCTACCCTGGATATTACCGGGAAGAATTACCTGACCTGGgtactggataccaagatccatctaGAAGCAGAGAATCTTGGAGATATCATCAGGGAAGAGAGCAGctcatcctctcaagatcgggcAAAGGCCATGATTTTCATTCGCCGTCATCTTGATGAGGCGCTAAAGAGCGAGTACTTAACGGTTGAAGACCCGTTAGCTCTCTGGAATGCcttgagaaacagatacaatcaccagacaacggtgattcttccaagggtCTGCTATGAGTGGACTCATCTGAGGATCCAAGACTTCAAGTCAGTGGCAGAGTACAATTCTGCattgttcagaattacctctcagATGAAGCTCTGTGGGGATATTATTACTGAGGagcatatgctggaaaagactctcagcacatttcatgcctccaacgtgCTCCTGCAGCAGCCGTATAGAGCCCGAGGCTACACTgagtacaaccagctgatatctcTGCTCTTAGTAGCTGAACAGAATaatgagctcctgatgaaaaaccatcattcccgacctactggatctgcaccattcccagaagtgaatgctgcttccctcgaagtgaacgccacatcctctgatggtgataatcataaacgaAGACGTGGCCACAAGCGAGGTCGATGGAATAAGAAATGCAAGAACCATGGAGTTCAGTTTCACAATCAG ttgaacacaactcATCTAGATGTTCCAGACTTTATTGTGGAAAGGGGAAATGCAGTATACCGGTCCGATTAA